Proteins encoded in a region of the Trichomycterus rosablanca isolate fTriRos1 chromosome 26, fTriRos1.hap1, whole genome shotgun sequence genome:
- the taf1 gene encoding transcription initiation factor TFIID subunit 1 yields MSDSDSEEDQDRPFHLTGFLFGNINEDGQLEDDSVLDTESKKHLAGLGSLGLGALITEITSTEEDDEQNTDADGWVKSTDDAVDYSDITEVAEDETRKCRQAMSSMQPSHTHDDEDDYDADSEDIDAKLMPPPPPPSQPIPAKKDDPPTQSSSVSDEGDGIILPSIIAPSSAGEKAEFSSSSDSESECDRPASMGGAGHQSSLTLPLAGIMQKDASKSLPQVTELFPEFRPGKVLRFLRLFGPGKNMSSVWRSARRKRKKKHKDAHSDTPAADGESQASEGGATKKSGWDYDYAPPPPPEQCLSDDEISMMAPVECNSVSVVCEGEGVCELRPRVAEWRYGPAQLWYDMLGVPEDGSGFHYGLSLRQDGTPTDTHPETQTDTHDDTENDTHTDTEQCSEQELEDELFLMVTQLQWEDDIIWNGEDVKHKGTKTQRASLAGWLPSSMTRNANAYNAQQGLNRSNSQLVPPTPPPMPKAPSITGSKRDKHGQDHLVSYEGDSPWYSIFPIDNDELVYGRWEDHIIWDDQNMDRLLTPPVLTLDPNDENIILEIPSEKEERTSHSPSKDNKKESSLKKSRILLGKTGVIKDEPQQNMSQPEVKDPWNLSNDEFYYPKQQGLRGTFGGNIIQHSIPALELRQPFFPTHMGPMKLRQFHRPSLKKYSFGHLSQPGPHPVQPLLKQIKKKAKTREQERQASGGGDMFFMRTNQDLTGKDGDLILAEYSEEYPPLMMQVGMATKVKNYYKRKPGKDPGAPDYKYGENVYCHTSPFLGSLHPGQLLQAFENNLFRAPIYLHKMPQTDFLIIRTRQCYFIREVLDIFSVGQECPLYEVPGPNSKRANTHIRDFLQVFIYRLFWKSKDRPRRIRMEDIKKAFPSHSESSIRKRLKLCADFKRTGMDSNWWVLKPDFRLPTEEEIRAMVSPEQCCSYYSMLVAEQRLKDAGYGEKSFFAPEEENEEDFQMKIDDEVRTAPWNTTRAFIAAMKGKCLLEVSGVADPTGCGEGFSYVKVPNKPTQQKDEREPQPVKKTVTGTDADLRRLSLKNAKQLLRKFGVPEEEIKKLSRWEVIDVVRTMSTEQARSGETPMSKFARGSRFSVAEHQERYKEECQRIFDLQNKVLESTEVLSTDTDSSSAEDSDFEEMGKNIENMLQNKKTSSQLSREREEEERKELQRMLMGDEAGDRDKSRKDRRKAFSSAQSTSSYKDDDASSVTSLNSSACGRRLKIYRTFRDEDGKDYVRCETVRKPTVIDAYLRIRSTKDEDFIRKFALFDEQHREEMRKERRRIQEQLRRLKRNQEKDRFKGPPEKRPKKAKERPDLKLKCGACGEIGHMRTNKFCPLYYQTNAPPTNPVAMTEEQEEELEKTVIHNDNEELIKVEGTKIVLGKQLIESADEVRRKSLVLKFPKQQLPPKKKRRVGSTVHCDYLNRPHKSIHRRRTDPMVTLSSVLESVINDMRDHPNTYPFHTPVNGKVVKDYYKIITRPMDLQALRENVRKRLYPSREEFRESVELIVKNSGTYNGAKHPLTQVAQAMLDLCDEKLKEKEERLVRLEKAINPLLDDDDQVAFSFILDNIVTQKMMAVPESWPFHHPVNKKFVPDYYKVITNPMDLESLRKNISKHKYQNREVFLADVSLIHTNSVKYNGSDSTYTKTALEIVSVCKQTLAEYDEHLTQLEKDICTAKEAALDAADLDSLDPLTPGPYTPQGRGRGRLGEEESDVDIEGFEEDDDGKPKTPAPAEERDLDDDDEDDDELRVPLEEEEEEDDDEGSRQVQSSILYQDLLMSDGEDEGTDEEGDNPFSSIHLSESGSDSDRETPHQDSSRMGMEHEESMMSYEGEGPDEDTHMEDSNVSYGSYDEGDSRLQGRSFSPDGEGLGLEQGEGLGDGVSDEEEEEDEEQRRGPSVLTRVQLSEDEDSEDFQSIEGDSDVDSDN; encoded by the exons ATGTCGGACTCAGACAGCGAGGAGGATCAGGACCGTCCCTTCCATCTGACGGGCTTCCTGTTCGGAAACATCAACGAGGATGGACAGCTGGAGGACGACAGTGTGTTGGACACG gagaGTAAGAAGCACCTGGCGGGTTTGGGTTCTCTCGGGCTGGGGGCGCTCATCACAGAGATCACCTCCACCGAGGAGGACGACGAGCAGAACACCGACGCCGACG gttgggTGAAGAGCACTGATGATGCGGTGGATTATTCAGACATCACTGAAGTTGCTGAAGATGAAACTCGTAAATGCAGACAAGCCATGAGCAGCATGCAGccgtcacacacacacg atgacgAGGACGATTACGATGCAGACTCGGAGGACATTGATGCCAAGCTCAtgcctcctcctccacctcccagCCAGCCAATCCCAGCTAAGAAAGACGACCCGCCCACTCAGAGCTCCAGTG tgagtgaTGAAGGAGACGGAATCATTCTACCCTCCATCATCGCTCCCTCCTCCGCCGGTGAGAAGGCCGAGTTCAGCAGCTCCTCAGACAGCGAGAGCGAATGCGATAGGCCGGCATCCATGGGAGGGGCGGGGCATCAGTCTAGTCTTACTCTCCCATTGGCTGGCATCATGCAAAAGGACGCGAGTAAATCTCTGCCGCAGGTCACAGAGCTTTTCCCCGAATTCAGACCCGgcaag gtgttgcGGTTTCTGCGGTTGTTCGGGCCGGGTAAGAACATGTCATCGGTGTGGCGCAGCGCCCGCcggaagaggaagaagaagcaCAAGGACGCGCACTCGGACACGCCCGCTGCTGACGGCGAATCACAAGCTTCAGAAGGCGGAGCTACGAAGAAATCTGGTTGGGATTATGACTATGCCCCGCCCCCTCCACCAGAGCAATGCCTGTCTGATGATgag atctcAATGATGGCGCCGGTGGAGTGTAACAGTGTGTCggtggtgtgtgagggtgaaggtgtgtgtgagcTGAGGCCGCGTGTGGCAGAGTGGCGCTACGGTCCGGCTCAGCTGTGGTACGACATGTTGGGCGTGCCCGAGGACGGCTCAGGGTTCCACTACGGCCTCAGCCTGCGCCAGGACGGCACGCCAACCGACACACACCCTGAAACGCAAACCGACACGCACGACGATACTGAAAAcgacacacacaccgatacggAGCAGTGCAGCGAGCAGGAG ctggAGGACGAGCTCTTCCTGATGGTTACCCAGCTACAGTGGGAGGATGACATTATCTGGAACGGAGAAGACGTGAAACACAAGGGCACTAAGACCCAGCGGGCGAGTCTGGCAGGGTGGCTTCCCTCTAGCATGACCCGCAACGCCAACGCCTACAACGCCCAGCAgg gtctgAATCGCAGTAATTCCCAGCTGGTTCCTCCGACTCCACCACCAATGCCCAAAGCACCATCTATTACTGGGTCCAAACGAGACAAACACGGTCAAGACCACCTGG tttcctATGAAGGCGATTCTCCCTGGTACTCCATATTCCCCATCGATAATGATGAGCTGGTGTATGGGCGATGGGAGGACCACATTATTTGGGATGATCAGAACATGGACCGTCTCCTGACTCCTCCGGTCCTCACTCTGGACCCCAACGACGAGAACATCATACTGG AGATCCCTAGTGAGAAGGAAGAGAGAACGTCTCACTCTCCGTCCAAGGATAACAAGAAGGAGTCGTCCCTGAAAAAGAGCCGAATTCTGCTCGGCAAGACGGGCGTCATCAAAGACGAACCACAGCAG AACATGTCTCAGCCGGAAGTCAAGGACCCGTGGAATCTGTCCAACGATGAGTTCTACTACCCCAAACAGCAGGGGCTGAGGGGCACCTTCGGTGGCAACATCATCCAG caCTCTATTCCAGCGCTGGAGCTGAGGCAGCCGTTCTTCCCCACACACATGGGTCCGATGAAGCTGCGTCAGTTCCATCGTCCCTCCCTCAAGAAGTACTCGTTCGGTCATCTGTCTCAACCTGGACCCCATCCAGTCCAGCCGCTCCTCAAGCAAATCAAGAAGAAAGCCAAG acgagGGAGCAGGAGCGACAGGCTTCAGGAGGAGGCGATATGTTCTTCATGCGCACCAATCAGGATCTTACGGGCAAAGACGGAGACCTGATCCTGGCAGAGTACAGCGAGGAGTACCCGCCACTCATGATGCAGGTCGGCATGGCAACCAAGGTCAAAAACTACTACAAGAGG aaacCTGGTAAAGATCCCGGTGCTCCAGATTATAAATACGGAGAGAACGTTTACTGCCATACTTCACCTTTCCTCGGATCCCTACATCCCGGTCAGCTGctgcag gcgtTCGAGAACAACCTGTTCCGAGCTCCCATCTACCTGCACAAGATGCCGCAGACGGATTTCCTGATCATCCGGACGCGGCAGTGTTACTTCATACGGGAGGTGCTGGATATATTCTCGGTGGGACAGGAGTGCCCGCTCTACGAAGTGCCAGGGCCCAACTCTAAACGTGCCAACACACACATCCGGGACTTCCTACAG gtgtttatCTATCGGCTGTTCTGGAAGAGTAAGGACCGACCCAGGAGAATTCGGATGGAGGACATAAAGAAGGCGTTTCCCTCTCACTCCGAGAGCAGCATCCGCAAACGCCTCAAACTGTGTGCTGACTTCAAAcgtacag GAATGGATTCTAACTGGTGGGTGCTGAAGCCCGACTTTCGGCTTCCTACGGAGGAGGAGATCAGAGCCATGGTTTCACCAGAACAGTGCTGCTCCTACTACAGCATGCTGGTAGCTGAACAGAGActcaag gATGCAGGTTATGGAGAGAAGTCGTTCTTCGCTCCAGAAGAAGAGAATGAGGAAGACTTCCAGATGAAGATCGATGATGAG GTGCGCACCGCTCCGTGGAACACCACCCGGGCCTTTATTGCAGCCATGAAGGGGAAGTGTCTGCTGGAGGTGTCAGGTGTGGCCGATCCCACCGGCTGTGGAGAGGGATTCAGCTACGTCAAAGTACCAAACAAACCCACCCAGcagaag gatGAGCGTGAGCCTCAGCCTGTTAAGAAGACAGTGACGGGTACAGACGCTGATCTGCGACGTCTCTCGCTGAAAAACGCCAAACAGCTGCTGCGCAAGTTCGGCGTTCCAGAGGAGGAG atTAAGAAGCTGTCCCGTTGGGAGGTGATCGATGTGGTGCGCACCATGTCTACAGAACAGGCGCGTTCAGGAGAGACTCCGATGAGTAAATTTGCCCGAGGGTCGCGGTTCTCCGTCGCGGAGCATCAGGAGCGCTACAAGGAGGAGTGTCAGCGCATCTTCGACCTGCAGAACAA ggtgCTGGAGAGTACGGAGGTGTTGTCCACAGATACGGACAGCAGCTCGGCCGAGGACAGCGACTTCGAGGAGATGGGCAAGAACATCGAGAACATGCTGCAGAACAAGAAGACCAGTTCTCAGCTGAGCCGTgagagagaggaggaggagaggaaggaGCTGCAGCGCATGCTGATGGGTGACGAGGCGGGCGATCGCGACAAGAGCCGGAAGGATCGACGGAAAGCTTTCT cgagCGCTCAGTCCACCAGCTCATACAAAGACGACGACGCCTCCTCAGTAACGAGTCTGAACTCGTCGGCGTGTGGCAGGCGGCTGAAAATTTACCGCACGTTCCGCGACGAGGACGGTAAAGATTACGTGCGCTGTGAGACCGTCCGCAAACCCACCGTCATCGATGCTTACCTGCGCATCCGCAGCACCAAGGACGAGGACttcat tcgtAAGTTTGCTCTGTTTGATGAGCAGCACAGGGAGGAGATGCGTAAGGAGCGCAGGCGCATACAGGAGCAGCTGCGCAGGTTAAAGCGCAACCAGGAAAAGGACCGCTTCAAGGGTCCGCCCGAGAAACGTCCCAAAAAAGCCAAGGAGAGGCCAGATCTGAAG CTGAAATGTGGAGCGTGTGGCGAGATCGGTCACATGAGGACCAACAAGTTCTGCCCGCTGTACTACCAGACGAACGCCCCGCCCACCAACCCGGTCGCCATGACggaggagcaggaggaggagCTGGAGAAGACGGTCATCCATAACGATAACGAGGAGCTCATTAAAGTGGAGGGAACCAAAATAGTGCTGGGCAAACAGCTCATCGAGAG tgcggATGAGGTGAGGAGAAAGTCTCTTGTGCTGAAATTTCCTAAACAGCAGCTTCCTCCTAAAAAGAAGAGACGCGTCGGCAGCACCGTCCACTGCGACTACCTGaac CGTCctcataaatccatccatcgcAGGAGAACCGACCCCATGGTCACTCTGTCGTCCGTACTGGAGAGCGTCATTAACGACATGAGGGATCATCCTAAC acGTACCCGTTCCACACTCCGGTGAATGGGAAGGTGGTGAAGGATTATTATAAGATCATCACCAGGCCGATGGACCTCCAGGCGCTGCGTGAGAACGTCAGGAAGCGCCTGTACCCCTCACGAGAGGAATTCCGGGAGAGCGTCGAGCTCATCGTCAAGAACAGCGGCACATAcaacg gagccAAGCACCCTCTGACGCAGGTGGCTCAGGCCATGCTGGACCTGTGTGATGAAAAACTGAAGGAG aaagagGAGCGTCTGGTTCGTTTGGAGAAGGCTATAAACCCCTTGCTGGATGATGATGATCAGGTGGCCTTCTCCTTTATCCTGGATAACATCGTCACTCAGAAGATGATGGCTGTTCCTGAG tcCTGGCCGTTCCACCATCCCGTCAACAAGAAGTTCGTTCCTGATTATTATAAAGTCATCACCAACCCCATGGACCTGGAGTCGCTCCGCAAG aACATCTCCAAGCACAAGTACCAGAATCGGGAGGTGTTCCTGGCAGACGTTAGTCTGATCCACACCAACAGTGTCAAGTACAACG GTTCTGACAGCACCTACACTAAAACTGCTCTGGagattgtgagtgtgtgtaagcagaCTCTAGCAGAG tatgATGAACACTTGACTCAGTTGGAGAAGGATATCTGTACCGCTAAAGAAGCTGCTCTCGATGCTGCTGATCTCGACAGTCTGGACCCACTAACACCCGGACCGTACACacctcag GGTCGCGGGCGTGGTCGATTGGGAGAGGAGGAGTCTGATGTCGATATCGAAGGATTTGAAGAGGACGATGATGGCAAACCTAAAACACCTGCaccg gctgAGGAGAGAGATCTGGACGATGATGACGAGGATGATGATGAGCTCCGGGTTCCtctggaggaagaggaggaagaggatgaCGATGAAGGGTCACGGCAGGTGCAGTCCAGCATTCTCTATCAGGACCTGCTGATGTCAGACGGAGAGGACGAGGGCACCGACGAGGAGGGCGACAACCCGTTCTCCT CGATCCACCTATCAGAGAGCGGCAGTGACAGCGATCGCGAGACGCCGCATCAGGACTCCAGTCGTATGGGCATGGAGCACGAGGAGAGCATGATGTCATACGAGGGGGAGGGGCCTGACGAGGACACACACATGGAGGACAGCAACGTCAG ttatGGCAGCTATGATGAAGGAGACAGCCGACTCCAGGGGCGGAGCTTCAGTCCAGACGGGGAGGGGCTGGGGCTGGAGCAGGGGGAGGGGCTTGGCGATGGCGTCAGCgatgaagaggaggaagaggacgaGGAACAGAGGCGAGGACCGAGCGTGCTCACTAGAGTCCAGCTCAGCGAGGACGAGGACAGCGAGGACTTTCAGTCCATCGAGGGAGACAGTGACGTCGACTCTGATAACTAA
- the zgc:158432 gene encoding uncharacterized protein zgc:158432 — MGGSQLPYSVSNSTSERPQMGSSQLPYSYSAGPGQVLRNPYAKSRNPYEERSAPPEPYYQPQSSPRPYEDQRAAPSSRPTYSAFPRAQISRGY; from the exons ATGGGAGGCTCTCAACTACCTTACag tgtttcAAATAGCACATCTGAAAGACCCCAGATGGGAAGCTCTCAACTACCTTACAG ttactcAGCAGGTCCAGGTCAGGTTCTCCGTAACCCCTACGCTAAGTCCAGGAACCCGTATGAGGAACGCAGCGCACCTCCTGAACCGTACTACCAACCACAATCCTCACCTCGACCCTATGAGGACCAG AGAGCTGCTCCATCATCTAGACCCACATATTCTGCATTTCCTCGAGCTCAGATCAGTCGTGGGTACTAG